In Streptomyces hawaiiensis, one genomic interval encodes:
- the hflX gene encoding GTPase HflX: MTSSSSFSQDSQRFAHSHPEGFRADALMEEDVAWSHEIDGERDGEQFDRSERAALRRVAGLSTELEDVTEVEYRQLRLERVVLVGVWTSGTVQDADNSLAELAALAETAGALVLDGVTQRRDKPDAATYIGSGKAEELRDIVLDTGADTVICDGELSPGQLIHLEDVVKVKVIDRTALILDIFAQHAKSREGKAQVALAQMQYMLPRLRGWGQSLSRQMGGGKGGGLATRGPGETKIETDRRRIREKMAKMRREIADMKTGREIKRQERKRHKVPSVAIAGYTNAGKSSLLNRLTGAGVLVENALFATLDPTVRRAETPSGRLYTLADTVGFVRHLPHHLVEAFRSTMEEVGESDLILHVVDGSHPVPEEQLAAVREVIRDVGATGVPEIVVINKADAADPLTLQRLLRVEKRSIAVSARTGQGIEELLALIDNELPRPSVEIEALVPYTRGKLVARAHDEGEVISEEHTPEGTLLKVRVHEELAAELTPFVPAPAL, from the coding sequence ATGACCTCCTCTTCTTCCTTTTCCCAGGACTCCCAGCGCTTCGCGCACAGCCACCCCGAGGGTTTTCGGGCCGATGCCCTGATGGAAGAGGACGTCGCCTGGAGCCACGAGATCGACGGAGAGCGGGACGGCGAGCAGTTCGACCGCTCCGAGCGCGCGGCTCTGCGCCGTGTGGCGGGCCTCTCCACCGAGCTCGAGGACGTCACCGAGGTCGAATACCGACAGCTCCGGCTGGAGCGGGTCGTCCTCGTCGGCGTCTGGACCTCGGGAACCGTGCAGGACGCGGACAACTCCCTCGCGGAGCTCGCCGCCCTCGCCGAGACGGCCGGCGCGCTGGTGCTCGACGGTGTCACCCAGCGCCGTGACAAGCCCGACGCGGCCACCTACATCGGCTCCGGCAAGGCCGAGGAGCTGCGCGACATCGTCCTTGACACGGGCGCGGACACCGTCATCTGCGACGGTGAGCTCAGCCCGGGCCAGCTCATCCACCTCGAGGACGTCGTCAAGGTCAAGGTCATCGACCGCACGGCCCTGATCCTGGACATCTTCGCCCAGCACGCCAAGTCCCGAGAGGGCAAGGCGCAGGTCGCTCTCGCGCAGATGCAGTACATGCTGCCGCGACTGCGCGGCTGGGGTCAGTCGCTGTCCCGGCAGATGGGCGGCGGCAAGGGCGGCGGCCTCGCCACCCGTGGCCCCGGTGAGACCAAGATCGAGACGGACCGGCGACGGATCCGCGAGAAGATGGCGAAGATGCGCCGGGAGATCGCGGACATGAAGACCGGCCGCGAGATCAAGCGCCAGGAGCGCAAGCGCCACAAGGTGCCGTCCGTGGCCATCGCGGGCTACACCAACGCCGGCAAGTCCTCGCTGCTCAACCGCCTCACGGGCGCGGGCGTGCTGGTCGAGAACGCCCTGTTCGCGACCCTCGACCCGACCGTGCGCCGGGCCGAGACCCCGAGCGGACGGCTGTACACGCTGGCCGACACGGTCGGCTTTGTGCGCCACCTGCCCCATCACCTGGTCGAGGCGTTCCGCTCCACGATGGAGGAGGTCGGCGAGTCCGACCTGATCCTGCACGTGGTGGACGGCTCTCACCCGGTCCCGGAGGAGCAGCTGGCCGCCGTACGCGAGGTGATCAGGGACGTCGGCGCCACCGGTGTGCCCGAGATCGTCGTGATCAACAAGGCCGACGCGGCCGACCCGCTCACCCTGCAGCGGCTGCTGCGCGTCGAGAAGCGCTCCATCGCCGTCTCGGCCCGCACCGGCCAGGGCATCGAGGAGCTGCTCGCGCTCATCGACAACGAGCTGCCGCGCCCGTCGGTCGAGATCGAGGCGCTCGTGCCGTACACGCGCGGCAAGCTGGTCGCCCGTGCCCACGACGAGGGCGAGGTGATCTCCGAGGAGCACACCCCGGAGGGCACCCTGCTCAAGGTGCGGGTGCACGAGGAACTGGCGGCGGAGCTCACGCCGTTCGTTCCGGCGCCGGCGCTCTGA
- a CDS encoding trypsin-like serine peptidase: MRSTRTPARRRRRRTLLAAAGLVAALALTATACGGSADSASDKPDATSSQAAADGGGKVKIPADLAGKLKEHGIDVDRWKDGGWKDWDKDKWLSDAKDFINPVIEGLWKPERMRSAEEADKTVTTKDASAGQGVSDPDPAPVRAQAEKTPYHRNAAPVGKVFFDSPDGPAVCSGTVVKDVNHPGKSNLVWTAGHCVHAGGNGGWYRNIVFVPAYNDLGKSEAELSNASPSEIAPYGNWWANWASTSNQWIQGGSETGGDGAAYDYAVLHVKPEQGAKSLEETVGAALDVDFSAPSTAEAAKMGAWGYPAAPPYSGEKMFKCVDVPGRFSLSASLPTMYRIGCDMTGGSSGGGWFRVLNGKSVLVSNTSIGPADNTWLAGPQLGRDAEALYQNMSKTYGGQ; this comes from the coding sequence ATGCGTTCCACACGTACGCCCGCACGCAGGCGCCGGCGGCGCACCCTCCTCGCCGCCGCCGGGCTCGTCGCCGCCCTGGCGCTCACCGCGACCGCCTGTGGCGGTTCGGCGGATTCGGCGAGCGACAAGCCCGACGCCACCTCCTCCCAGGCCGCTGCGGACGGCGGCGGCAAGGTCAAGATCCCGGCCGATCTCGCGGGCAAGCTCAAGGAGCACGGGATCGACGTCGACCGCTGGAAGGACGGCGGCTGGAAGGACTGGGACAAGGACAAGTGGCTCAGTGACGCCAAGGACTTCATCAACCCGGTGATCGAGGGCCTCTGGAAGCCGGAGCGGATGCGGTCCGCCGAGGAGGCCGACAAGACGGTCACGACGAAGGACGCGTCGGCCGGCCAGGGCGTCAGCGACCCGGATCCCGCCCCCGTCCGGGCGCAGGCCGAGAAGACGCCGTACCACCGCAACGCGGCGCCGGTCGGCAAGGTCTTCTTCGACTCTCCCGACGGCCCGGCCGTCTGCTCCGGCACGGTCGTCAAGGACGTCAACCACCCGGGCAAGTCCAACCTGGTGTGGACGGCGGGCCACTGCGTGCACGCCGGCGGCAACGGCGGCTGGTACCGCAACATCGTCTTCGTCCCGGCCTACAACGACCTCGGCAAGTCCGAGGCGGAGCTGAGCAACGCGAGCCCGAGCGAGATCGCCCCGTACGGCAACTGGTGGGCGAACTGGGCCTCGACCTCGAACCAGTGGATCCAGGGCGGTTCCGAGACCGGCGGTGACGGAGCCGCGTACGACTACGCCGTGCTGCACGTGAAGCCGGAGCAGGGCGCCAAGTCTCTGGAGGAGACGGTCGGAGCCGCGCTGGACGTGGACTTCTCCGCCCCGTCCACGGCCGAGGCCGCCAAGATGGGCGCCTGGGGCTACCCGGCGGCGCCGCCCTACAGCGGCGAGAAGATGTTCAAGTGCGTCGACGTGCCGGGCCGGTTCTCGCTCAGCGCGTCTCTGCCGACGATGTACCGCATCGGCTGCGACATGACCGGCGGTTCGTCCGGTGGCGGCTGGTTCCGGGTCCTGAACGGCAAGTCGGTGCTCGTCTCCAACACCTCGATCGGCCCGGCCGACAACACCTGGCTGGCCGGCCCGCAGCTGGGCCGCGACGCCGAGGCGCTCTACCAGAACATGAGCAAGACGTACGGCGGTCAGTGA